Proteins from a genomic interval of Gordonia sp. SL306:
- a CDS encoding 4-(cytidine 5'-diphospho)-2-C-methyl-D-erythritol kinase, translated as MSRASLSVVSDAVTVRVPAKVNLYLGVGPLRDDGYHDLVTVFQALSLYDDVRLSPATELRVATTGEGATDVPADGTNLAALAVTEVARRAGRTPKVAIDVTKRIPVAGGMAGGSADAAGALVGADKLWGLELERPELSEIAAGLGSDVPFALHGGTALGTGRGEQLMPILARGQFHWVLAMSKSGLSTPAVYRELDRLRESRSDSDIVAERPDALMAALTSGDPSVVAPLLRNDLQPAALSLQPALRRTLRAGVDAGALNGIVSGSGPTCVFLCADEASAVDVAAELSGAGVARAVRTANGPVPGARVVTE; from the coding sequence GTGTCTCGAGCCTCGTTGTCGGTGGTGTCCGACGCGGTCACCGTGCGTGTACCGGCCAAGGTGAATCTGTACCTCGGCGTGGGTCCGCTCCGCGATGACGGTTACCACGATCTCGTCACCGTCTTCCAGGCGCTGTCGCTCTACGACGACGTGCGGCTGAGTCCGGCCACCGAACTCCGTGTCGCCACCACCGGCGAAGGCGCCACCGACGTACCGGCCGACGGCACCAACCTCGCCGCGTTGGCGGTCACGGAGGTGGCGCGGCGGGCCGGACGCACCCCGAAGGTCGCCATCGACGTGACGAAGCGGATCCCGGTCGCAGGTGGGATGGCCGGCGGCAGCGCCGACGCGGCGGGCGCACTGGTCGGCGCCGACAAGCTGTGGGGTCTCGAACTCGAGCGTCCGGAATTGTCGGAGATCGCGGCCGGGTTGGGCAGCGACGTACCCTTCGCCCTGCACGGCGGCACGGCGCTCGGTACCGGTCGCGGCGAGCAACTGATGCCGATCCTGGCACGCGGTCAGTTCCATTGGGTGCTGGCGATGTCGAAGTCGGGGTTGTCGACGCCTGCCGTCTATCGGGAGCTGGATCGGTTGCGGGAGAGCCGGTCTGATTCCGACATCGTCGCCGAGCGTCCGGATGCGTTGATGGCGGCGCTGACCTCCGGCGATCCGAGCGTGGTCGCGCCGTTGCTGCGCAACGATCTTCAGCCCGCGGCGCTGAGTCTGCAACCGGCCCTGCGTCGTACCCTGCGAGCGGGCGTCGATGCCGGCGCACTCAACGGGATCGTCTCAGGGTCCGGGCCGACGTGCGTGTTCCTCTGCGCCGATGAGGCCTCGGCGGTCGACGTCGCCGCCGAACTGTCGGGTGCCGGGGTTGCACGGGCTGTGCGGACCGCCAACGGTCCGGTGCCCGGTGCACGAGTTGTCACCGAGTAG